GTCGGTTAAAGTTCCAGTATTCTCAACTCAAAAACTTCCAGAGGTCGAGGTGTGCCTTGGACCGGAAATGAGATCCACAGGAGAGGTATTAGGAATAGGAAGAAACTTTGAAGAGGCTTTATATAAAGGACTTATTGCGTCAGGAATGAAGATTGATAAAGATAAAGGTGCTATATTGGCTACGATAAACCCCCAGGATTATGAAGAGTTTTTGTCTATAGCTAAGGCTTTTAATGAACTTAAGTACAAATTTATAGCAACAGAGGGAACGGCTAAGCTATTAAAAGACAATGGAATTAATGCCATAGAGGTTAAGAAAATCATTGAAGGAATCCCGAATATCATTGATGTAATAAAGAGTAGAAAGGTTGATTTAGTAATAAATACCCCTACTAAGGGAAATGATTCGAAAACGGATGGATTTAGGATTAGAAGAACCGCTATTGAGAATAACGTTTCAGTTGTTACTTCATTAGATACTGCAAAGGCAATAGTAGAGCTTATGAAGAAAAATATTATTAGTGAAAATTTAGAAGTGTTTAATATTGTAGATTAGTATAAAAAGTAGTTATAAATAGAACGCGTAATAGGTATTTTAACACCTGCTACGTGTTCTTTTTCTTAAGACAAGACAATAAAAGTAGATACTATTTCCAATCTGCATTTTTACTTAAAGCCTCACAATCTCGTTGGCGGTGCAGGACATATTTCCTTAAACACACTTCATTACTTCCCATTCTGAATTTAATATTTTAGATGCGTCGGGCATTCCTTCATTCCCTTTCTGTACAAATTTTTATATTATCTCTAACTTGCGATTTTAAATATATATTACATATGAATAATAGTATTTTATTGTAACTAAAAGTCAGTAAAATCAATTAGTTAAGCAGATTTTCCTAATTTTTACTGCATAATTATTATATAAACATGAATAAATATTGATTAAAAGTATTGCGCTATTATAAAAAGTGATATATAATAAATAAAAACAAGGCAGTTAAATCAATGATAAAAGTTAAGAATCAGCTAAACCAATGGTAAATAAGTAGAATATGCATTATACATAAAAATGTATAAATATTCACAAAAAAAATATTATACATGGGGGAGTGGTACAAATGAAAAAATTCATGTCAATTGTATTAACAGTTACTATGGCAGGTGTATTACTTGCAGGTTGCGGTGAAAAACAGGAAAAACTTAATTCTCTACAAGCGGTTCAAAAGGCGGGTATCCTAACTATAGGAACTGATGATTCATATCCTCCAATGGAATTTAGGGATTCTAAAAACACTTTAGTAGGGTTTGATGTAGATTTGGCAACTGAAATAGGAAAAAAATTAGGAGTGAAAATAGAGCATACTACCACAGACTTTAATGGAATACTTTTAGCTCTTAACTCATCAAGATTTAATATTATAGTTGCAGCTTTGAGTATTACGGATAAGAGAAAAGAAAGCATAGATTTCTCAGACAGTTATTTAATGGGTGGTCAAGTTGTTACCATAAAAAAAGGAAATACATCAATAAAAAGTTTGGAAGACTTAAAGGGTAAAATAGTAGCTTGCCAGCTTGGATCTACAGGAGATACAGCAGCTTCCGCACTTAAAGGATTAAAAGAGATTAAAAAGTATGACAAAATTACAGAAGCATTTCAAGAGTTATCATCTAAAAGAGTAGATGCAGTAGTTATGGATGCTCAAGTTGGTGGATATTATGTATCAAAGAAACCAGGTGAGTTTGAGGTTTTAAAGGACAGAATCAGCGAAGAACCTATGGGAATTGGATTTAAGAAAGAAGATAAAGAATTAAAAGCAGCAATTCAAAAGGCTCTTAATGAACTTAAATCAGATGGAACGCTCTCTAAGCTTTCACAAAAGTGGTTTGGATTTGACGCATATAAGAAATAACAACTAATAATTGTAATCTACCCAGATGAATGCTAGGAGGAACAAGAATGGATATAAATATTTTAAAGGATATGTTTCCAGTTTTATTACAAGGAAGTTTAATAACATTGGAACTTACTCTTATATCAGTAGTATTTGGAAGTTTGATAGGCATGCTTACAGCCCTACTAAAGCTTTCTAAAAATAAGTTGCTGGGTGGCATTGCAGGTTTTTATACCTGGCTATTTAGAGGGACACCTATGCTACTCCAATTATGGTTTTTCTATTTTGGATTGCCCTTTGTAGGGATTAAGTTTACAGCCTTTCAAGCAGCACTAATAGGACTTAGTTTGAATTCAGGTGCTTATATGGCAGAAATAATAAGAGGTGGAATACTTTCAGTTGATAAAGGGCAATTTGAGGCTTGTAAGTCACTCGGGTTTACTTATTTTGATACTATGAAAAGGGTGGTATTACCTCAAACCTTTAAAATAATTATTCCATCTGTAGGAAATGAGTTTATAACAATGCTTAAAGATACTTCTTTAGTTTCAACTATAACTATGGTAGAAGTTATGAGGTCAGCACAGCTTTTATATGCCTCAAGCTTCAGACCTATGGAAGCTTTCTTCATAACAGGTTGTTTGTATCTTTTAATGACAACAATTTTTACTACAGTATTTTCATACTATGAAAAAAGACTGTCAGTATATTAGTAGAGGTGATATGGAATGTATATGATAGAAACTAAAAATTTAACTAAAAAATTCGGTAGCCTAACGGTATTTGAAGATTTAAATGTAACGGTTGGAAAAGGTGAGGTACTAGTCATAATAGGACCTTCTGGTTCAGGAAAAAGCACATTTTTAAGATGTTTAAATCACCTTGAAAATCCTGATGGGGGCGAAGTTTTTATCGAAGGTGAAAAGCTGGATGTTAAAGATAAAAAGCATATGAGAAATACTATTGAAAAAGTAGGAATGGTATTCCAAAACTTTAATCTGTTTCACCATATGACTGTATTACAAAACGTGATTGAGGCTCCAATTACTGTTAAGCATGAATATAAACAAGAAGTATTAAAAAGAGCAGAAGGAATTATTGAAAAGGTAGGTCTAAGTGAAAAATTAGAGAATTATCCATCAAAATTATCAGGAGGACAAAAGCAAAGAGTAGCTATAGCAAGAGCATTAGCTATGAGACCTGACATAATGCTCTTTGATGAGCCTACCTCATCCTTAGACCCAGAACTAGTAGGCGAGGTTTTAGGAGTAATGAAAGATCTTGCAAAAGAAGGTATGACAATGGTGGTTGTAACCCATGAGATGGGGTTTGCCAAGGAAGTGGCGGATAGAGTGATTTTCATGGACGGAGGGAAAATAGTAGAAGAGGGAACACCAGAACAATTTTTTACTGCTCCCAAAGAAAAGCGAACTAAAGAGTTTTTAAATAAAATACTATAGATTAAACCTAGGACATTAAAATGTAAAAAAACAAAATTGAGAGGGGATATAAAAATGGAAAAAATAATTAAAGAAAAAGTGGTTTTAGCATATTCAGGAGGACTCGATACCTCTATAATAATAAGTTGGCTTAAGGAAAACTATGATGTTGATGTTATAGCAGCTTGTATTAATGTTGGACAAGAAGACGATATGGTGGGAATTGAGAAAAAAGCTTTAAGTTCAGGGGCGGAAAAAATTTATATTGAGAACGTAACAGCTGAATTTATAAAAGATTACGTATTTAAAGGAGTTAAAGCAAATGCTACATATGAAGGAACGTATTTATTAGGTACAGCCTTTGCAAGACCATTAATAGCTAAAAAACTTGTAGAAATTGCTCATAAAGAAGGAGCAAAATATATATGCCACGGCTGTACTGGTAAGGGAAATGATCAAGTTAGATTTGAAGTTGGCATAGCAGCTATAGATCCTTCTATAAAGATTATTGCTCCTTGGAGAATTTGGGATATAAAATCAAGAGAAGATGCTATAGATTATGCTAATACTAAAGGAATAGAAATAGCAGTAACCAAAGAAAAGATATATTCAGTGGACCAAAACTTATGGCATGCAAGTCACGAAGGCGGAGATATTGAGGATTTAAAAAATGATCATAAAAGAGATATGTATCTTATGACTACACCTCCAGAAAAAGCTAAAGATGAAGCTACATTTGTAGATATATACTTTGAAAAGGGAATTGCTAAGAAAGTAGATGGCATCGAACTAGAACCAATAGATATAGTTACAGTATTAAATAAAATTGGTGGAGAAAATGGAATAGGTGTTATAGATATAGTGGAGAATAGACTTGTGGGAATGAAATCAAGAGGGATATATGAAACTCCTGGTGGAACTATACTCTATGCAGCCCATAAAGAACTAGAGGAAATAACTTTAGATAAGGATACACTTCACTTTAAATACACAGTAGCACAAAAATATGGGGAGTTAGTTTATAATGGACTTTGGTTTAGTACTATGAGAGAAGCTCTTGATGCATTTGTAGATAAGACTCAAGAAACCGTAACAGGCACAGTTAAACTAAAACTTTATAAGGGAAATATAATGTCAGCAGGTAAAGAATCACCTAATGCTCTTTACGACGAAGGTATATCTTCCTTTGGGGCAAGTGACCTATATGATCATAAGGATGCAGAAGGATTTATAAACTTATTTTCATTACCAAGTAAAATTAAAGCATATAAAAATTTAAATAATATTTAAGGAAAACTACAAAATTTATAGAAAGTTTAGCAGGTGATATATATGAAACTTTGGGGTGGAAGATTTATTGAAAAAGAAAGCAGGCTTATGGAGGACTTTAATAGTTCTCTGTGCTTTGATAAAAACTTATATTATGAGGATATTATGGGCAGTATAGCTCATGTTAAAATGCTTGCAAAATGTAGCATTTTAACTAATGAAGAATGCGATACTATAGTCAATGGGTTGAATTCTATTCACTCAGATATTGAAGCAGGCAAATTAAAAATTGAAGGTGACTATGAAGATATTCATAGCTTTATGGAAATTCAACTTACAAAGCGAATAGGCGATGTAGGTAAAAAACTTCATACTGCAAGAAGTCGAAATGACCAGGTTGCAGTAGATATGAGATTATATTCAAAAGGTAAAGCCTTGGATGTTATTGATAATCTGAATATTATTTTGTGCACTATTGAAAAATTGGGAAATGACAATGCTGTTATAATGCCTGGGTATACTCATTTACAAAGAGCCCAACCAGTAACATTCAAACAACATATTATGGCTTACCATAATATGCTAGGGCGAGATGTGAAAAGGCTTATAAGTGCTATTGACGTTATGGATGAAAATCCTCTTGGATGTTGCGCTCTAGCAGGAACAACCTATGATACAGATAGAGGTTTTACAACCAAAGAACTAGGGTTTAAAAAACCAGTAGATAATTTTATGGATGGAGTAAGTGATAGAGATTACCTACTAGAACTTTTATCGATTTTTTCAATAATAATGATGCATCTTAGTAGATTAAGTGAGGAACTCATTTTATGGAGTAGTAAGGAATTTAATTTTATTGAAATTAGTGATGAATTCTCAACTGGTAGCAGTATAATGCCACAAAAAAGAAATCCAGATGCTGCAGAACTTATAAGAGGGAAAACTGGGAGAGTTTATGGAGATTTAATGAGCTTACTTACCACTATGAAAGGCATTCCACTAGCTTATAATAAAGATATGCAAGAAGATAAGGAGCCATTCTTTGATGGAGCTTCTACAGTTTTAAAATGCATAAAGATTATGAATGGAATGTTGAGTAGCCTGAAAATCAAAAGGGATAATATGTATAACGCAGTTAAAACAGGTTTTTTAAATGCTACGGAAGCTGCAGATTATCTTGTAAATAAGGGCGCGGCCTTTAGAGATGCCCATGGAGTTATAGGCGCTATAGTGCTACATTGTGAAAAGGAACATAAGGCTATAGAAAATTTAACACTAGAAGAACTGAAGAGCTTTAGTGATTTATTTGCGAAAGATGTATATGAATTTATAGATTATGAAAATACTTTGAGTAGAGGTATAAAAAAAGAAATGTAAAGACCATTCTAAGGTGGTATTTTAGCCTTTTTAAATTAAGAACACGTAACAGGTGCCCCCCACCAGTTACGTGTTTTTTAGTAGTTAAAATCACTAAGACAATTTTTAATGCCACCAATAGTTTCAGGTAAAGCAATACCATACTTTTTTAATTTATTATTGCTTATTCGAAGATCCCTTGGATGTTCATTATACCTATCAGTATCTTTTTCTAAATAGTTATCTGCGTTATGATCTAAACCAAGTTCTTTTAATATGAACAAAGCTATATCATAAGTGCTTAAATCATTTTCACTCCCTGTGTGATAAGTTCCATAGGGAATTTCTAAAATTTTATGAAAGTTTTCTATTATATCATAAACATAAGTCATTCCTCTAAATTCATTTACGGGTAATTTTATTCTCTTATCTTTTAAAACAGAAGAAACAACATTCCATAAAATATTAGAACTTACCCTACAATTTTTTTCTGGAAATCCAAACAACCAACTAAATCTTAAAATCCATAGTTCTTCAATTATTCCTTTTAATTCATCTTCAGCTTGGAGTTTATGGTTTCCATAAACTGTATTTGGTCTTGGGATGTGATTTTCATTATAAGGTCCTTTTTCGAAGTTGCCATTAAAAATTTGCTCAGAACTTAAATATATTAATTTAGATTTTGCTAAACTACAAGCTTTAGCAATGTTAATTGAACCTTTAACGTTTATTTCAAAAGATAATTCTGGATTTCGTTCACACAAACCTGTATCAGCAATGGCGGCAGTATGTATTACATAATCAGGTTTAAAACTTTGAATTATTTCTAAACACCTACGTTCATCTGTTATATCTAAGTCTCTGTGGGATAATGGAAGTATTTCGTATTTATTTTTATAATATGTATAAAATCTTGATGCAAAGAAACCACTAGCACCAGTTAATAATACTTTTTTCATTAAATCACCTCGTTTTTCTTTATGTTAATAATATCATATAATTTCAATTATGACTAAATTTACATAAGACTTTTTTTTAAAAAAACTAAATATTTTATTTGCGGTAATAATTATACTTTTGATGCTTTGAACTCGGACAGAAGCTATAGATTTTGTATTATTTAAAGAAAATTATTGATAAAAGAAAGCGTCTTTAGTTCATTTTAAGCTAAAGGCGCTTTTAAGTTATTATTAATATTTAAAAAGTAAATCTACTAATAAAGTGCTTTAGTAATTCTTCTTATTTATAAGAATTACTTCTAAGGAGCGAATGTTTCTTATAATTGTTCTCCCAACTTTCAAGAAATTCTTTTGCACAAACTACACCAGAATTATATAAATCCATAATTTTTTTATTAGAAATATTAAAATCTGTGGTTTTAATATCAAGAGTATTAATTTTTACAGTTCGTAGATAATCCATTTCTCTTATATGAATATCATCCTGTGCTTCTAGCATAGTCTCAATAATTGAACTAGTGAAATTAAAGATATTTGTGATTTTATGTTCTCGTATCTCTTTGTTTCCTCCTAGTTTAAAACCTATGGTTGGCCAACGAGGGATACCATTTACATCAAAAATCCAAACTGGGTAATTGCTTAAAACGCCTCCATCAACAATGAGAGATTTTTTATTTGAATTTACATCATTTAAATTTACAGGTTGAAAAAAGTAGGGAATGGATATGCTCATTCTTACTGCCAGGCTCACCTGGAGTTCATCAGGATTTATTCCATAGTCGGCAATATCCTCTGGTAATATTATCATTTTTCCATTGCTGATATCTGTTGCTATAATATGAAGTTTGTATTTTCTTTTATACTTATCATTATTTATAAGAATACCCTTTTCTTCTGGAATAATCAAATCTCCAAAGGTTACTTTTTTCCCATCTGTGTGGTTAATCTTAATTGAAAAAATTTCGTCAAGCCAGTTTTTCAAATAATCACCTTTAAAAATGCCTTTCTTAAAAAGTAGATTGCATGTATTAGATAATATAGGAATATTAAAATGATTTTTATCTGTAATTTTTTTATAGTCTAGCTGTATCATTAACTTTTTTATTTCTTCAGAACTGTAACCCACTGCAAGTAGTGCGGCTACAATAGAACCAGCGGAGGTTCCTGAAATATTTTTCCACTCATACCCATTTTCTTCAAATATTTTTAAGGCACCTACAAGACCAATGCCTTTAACACCGCCACCTTCAAACACTGCATCTGCAAATTTTCTATTATTATTATCCATATATAACACCCCCTTATGAGTAATATATGAATATGCATATTCTCATGACCTATATTATCATAAATAAATTCTATTTACACCTTTCTTTATGTGAAGAATATGATACATTATAATGATTTTATAAAAGAGGCAATGCATGAAAAAATTAGAAGAATTTACACCTAATGAATTAGCTACTTTAGCAACTATAATAGGGATTATTATTGCATCCAAATATAATATTAATCAACAAAATGTAATAGGCAATTTTTTAACGGGTGTGGCGCAGAATATTTTAATAATTGCAGCTCAGAATCAAAATCTCCAAACGCAGGAAGAAAATCAATGCGGAGATAATGGAAACAGTAATTCAAATGGTAGCAATAAGGATTTGCAAAAACAAATAGATGAACTTAAAGAACATATCAAAAAGTTTGAAGATAATATGAACTGTTAAGAAAAACGCACTTAATAAAAGGTTTGTTTTTTTTAATTTATTTGACATTACAAGAAACCTTAGGTAATATATATGTGTAAAGTAATTAAATATTAAAAATTAGGGGAGTCAATATTTTTGTCTGAGAGGAAACAATTGTGTTTCGACCCTTATAACCTGAATTGGGTAATGCCAGCGGAGGGAAAATGTGATTTGCATTTAATTTGTAATAAGACTAAATAAATGGTGCAAAGTTATAGAACTGTAAAACCCTTCGTTCAATTATGAGCAAAGGGTTTATTTTATTACTCGAAAAATACAAATATACATAAAGTTTTATTTTAATAATACATCACCATAGGTGATGATTTAAGGAGGAATTAAAATGTCAGTTGTAAATGTAAGTCTTCAAGTTATACCAGTGGTGGCAGAGGAAAGAATTTACCCTGTAGTAGACAAGGTTATAGAGTATATTGAAGCTAGTGGAGTAAAATATGAGGTAGGACCAATGGAAACTACTATGGAGGGCGAACTGGATGAGCTTTTAGATATAGTAAAAAAGGCACAAGAAATTTGTGTGGAGCAGGGAGCAGCTAGGGTTGTTTCTATAGTGAAAATCGATTATAAAGCTGAAGGCGTGACTATGAATGAAAAAACATATAAATATAGAAAATAAACTTATTCCTATAATGTTTCAATTGCTGATTCTTTTTATATGGCAGATATCTATAGATAAGTGGAAGGTTCCACAGTATATACTACCTTCACCAAAAGACATTATTGTTACCTTGGTTAATATAGTACCCAGCATTACTGTGCACATTTATGCAACTTTATATGAAGCCTTGATTGGATTCATGATTTCAATTTTGGTTGCATTAATATTAGCTATATTAATGGATAATGTAAAGCTTATTAAAAAGTGCATATATCCAATTTTAGTAGTATCTCAAACTATTCCTATTATTGCATTAGCACCACTTTTTGTAATTTGGTTTGGTTTTGGAATGTTGCCTAAGATTATCGTGGTAGTACTAGTATGCTTTTTCCCTATAGTTATTAGTTTGATTGATGGTTTAGAATCAGTGGACACGGACATGGTAAACCTTTTAAAGACAATGGGAGCAAGTAAGTTTCAGATTTTTACCATGGTGAAGTTGCCAGCCTCTACTGTGAATTTTTTTTCAGGCCTTAGAATAGCGGCAACCTATAGTATTATGGGGGCAGTTATTGGAGAATGGCTGGGAGGAGATAAGGGCCTTGGGGTATATATGATTAGAACTAAAAATTCATACGCCATTGATAAATTTTTTGCAGTAATTATAATTATTGTGTTACTAAGCATAGGACTATTTGGACTTCTATATTTATTACAATATTTTTTAACACCTTGGAATAGAAATTCCATAGAAAAGAAAAACTAAAATTATAAGTCACTTATTATTTTATTTGGAGGCAAGACTATGTTAAAGAAATCAATTTCATTATTATTGATAGTTTCAATGACTGCAGTTTTATTTGTGGGTTGTGGTACAAAAAAAGAAAGTGTAAAGAAGGTAGAGGCCTTAAAAAAGGTTACAGTCATCTTG
This DNA window, taken from Clostridium estertheticum, encodes the following:
- a CDS encoding ABC transporter substrate-binding protein, which produces MKKFMSIVLTVTMAGVLLAGCGEKQEKLNSLQAVQKAGILTIGTDDSYPPMEFRDSKNTLVGFDVDLATEIGKKLGVKIEHTTTDFNGILLALNSSRFNIIVAALSITDKRKESIDFSDSYLMGGQVVTIKKGNTSIKSLEDLKGKIVACQLGSTGDTAASALKGLKEIKKYDKITEAFQELSSKRVDAVVMDAQVGGYYVSKKPGEFEVLKDRISEEPMGIGFKKEDKELKAAIQKALNELKSDGTLSKLSQKWFGFDAYKK
- a CDS encoding amino acid ABC transporter permease, whose amino-acid sequence is MDINILKDMFPVLLQGSLITLELTLISVVFGSLIGMLTALLKLSKNKLLGGIAGFYTWLFRGTPMLLQLWFFYFGLPFVGIKFTAFQAALIGLSLNSGAYMAEIIRGGILSVDKGQFEACKSLGFTYFDTMKRVVLPQTFKIIIPSVGNEFITMLKDTSLVSTITMVEVMRSAQLLYASSFRPMEAFFITGCLYLLMTTIFTTVFSYYEKRLSVY
- a CDS encoding amino acid ABC transporter ATP-binding protein, yielding MYMIETKNLTKKFGSLTVFEDLNVTVGKGEVLVIIGPSGSGKSTFLRCLNHLENPDGGEVFIEGEKLDVKDKKHMRNTIEKVGMVFQNFNLFHHMTVLQNVIEAPITVKHEYKQEVLKRAEGIIEKVGLSEKLENYPSKLSGGQKQRVAIARALAMRPDIMLFDEPTSSLDPELVGEVLGVMKDLAKEGMTMVVVTHEMGFAKEVADRVIFMDGGKIVEEGTPEQFFTAPKEKRTKEFLNKIL
- a CDS encoding argininosuccinate synthase; protein product: MKEKVVLAYSGGLDTSIIISWLKENYDVDVIAACINVGQEDDMVGIEKKALSSGAEKIYIENVTAEFIKDYVFKGVKANATYEGTYLLGTAFARPLIAKKLVEIAHKEGAKYICHGCTGKGNDQVRFEVGIAAIDPSIKIIAPWRIWDIKSREDAIDYANTKGIEIAVTKEKIYSVDQNLWHASHEGGDIEDLKNDHKRDMYLMTTPPEKAKDEATFVDIYFEKGIAKKVDGIELEPIDIVTVLNKIGGENGIGVIDIVENRLVGMKSRGIYETPGGTILYAAHKELEEITLDKDTLHFKYTVAQKYGELVYNGLWFSTMREALDAFVDKTQETVTGTVKLKLYKGNIMSAGKESPNALYDEGISSFGASDLYDHKDAEGFINLFSLPSKIKAYKNLNNI
- the argH gene encoding argininosuccinate lyase; the encoded protein is MKLWGGRFIEKESRLMEDFNSSLCFDKNLYYEDIMGSIAHVKMLAKCSILTNEECDTIVNGLNSIHSDIEAGKLKIEGDYEDIHSFMEIQLTKRIGDVGKKLHTARSRNDQVAVDMRLYSKGKALDVIDNLNIILCTIEKLGNDNAVIMPGYTHLQRAQPVTFKQHIMAYHNMLGRDVKRLISAIDVMDENPLGCCALAGTTYDTDRGFTTKELGFKKPVDNFMDGVSDRDYLLELLSIFSIIMMHLSRLSEELILWSSKEFNFIEISDEFSTGSSIMPQKRNPDAAELIRGKTGRVYGDLMSLLTTMKGIPLAYNKDMQEDKEPFFDGASTVLKCIKIMNGMLSSLKIKRDNMYNAVKTGFLNATEAADYLVNKGAAFRDAHGVIGAIVLHCEKEHKAIENLTLEELKSFSDLFAKDVYEFIDYENTLSRGIKKEM
- a CDS encoding SDR family oxidoreductase, with the translated sequence MKKVLLTGASGFFASRFYTYYKNKYEILPLSHRDLDITDERRCLEIIQSFKPDYVIHTAAIADTGLCERNPELSFEINVKGSINIAKACSLAKSKLIYLSSEQIFNGNFEKGPYNENHIPRPNTVYGNHKLQAEDELKGIIEELWILRFSWLFGFPEKNCRVSSNILWNVVSSVLKDKRIKLPVNEFRGMTYVYDIIENFHKILEIPYGTYHTGSENDLSTYDIALFILKELGLDHNADNYLEKDTDRYNEHPRDLRISNNKLKKYGIALPETIGGIKNCLSDFNY
- a CDS encoding patatin-like phospholipase family protein translates to MDNNNRKFADAVFEGGGVKGIGLVGALKIFEENGYEWKNISGTSAGSIVAALLAVGYSSEEIKKLMIQLDYKKITDKNHFNIPILSNTCNLLFKKGIFKGDYLKNWLDEIFSIKINHTDGKKVTFGDLIIPEEKGILINNDKYKRKYKLHIIATDISNGKMIILPEDIADYGINPDELQVSLAVRMSISIPYFFQPVNLNDVNSNKKSLIVDGGVLSNYPVWIFDVNGIPRWPTIGFKLGGNKEIREHKITNIFNFTSSIIETMLEAQDDIHIREMDYLRTVKINTLDIKTTDFNISNKKIMDLYNSGVVCAKEFLESWENNYKKHSLLRSNSYK
- a CDS encoding MTH1187 family thiamine-binding protein; amino-acid sequence: MSVVNVSLQVIPVVAEERIYPVVDKVIEYIEASGVKYEVGPMETTMEGELDELLDIVKKAQEICVEQGAARVVSIVKIDYKAEGVTMNEKTYKYRK
- a CDS encoding ABC transporter permease is translated as MKKHINIENKLIPIMFQLLILFIWQISIDKWKVPQYILPSPKDIIVTLVNIVPSITVHIYATLYEALIGFMISILVALILAILMDNVKLIKKCIYPILVVSQTIPIIALAPLFVIWFGFGMLPKIIVVVLVCFFPIVISLIDGLESVDTDMVNLLKTMGASKFQIFTMVKLPASTVNFFSGLRIAATYSIMGAVIGEWLGGDKGLGVYMIRTKNSYAIDKFFAVIIIIVLLSIGLFGLLYLLQYFLTPWNRNSIEKKN